In Sphingopyxis sp. 113P3, one DNA window encodes the following:
- the smpB gene encoding SsrA-binding protein SmpB: MARPQSAAEFDKKKVVAENRRARFDYSIEQVFEAGIALQGTEVKSLRFGEGTIAESYAEVTGGEVWLINANIPEFSHGNRFNHEPRRPRKLLLNGREINKLHAGVMRQGMTLVPLSVYFNSRGRAKVELALAKGKKAHDKRESIKERDWKRDKQRLMKERG; the protein is encoded by the coding sequence ATGGCCCGTCCGCAGTCCGCCGCCGAATTCGACAAGAAGAAGGTCGTTGCCGAGAACCGGCGCGCGCGCTTCGACTATTCCATCGAGCAGGTGTTCGAGGCGGGAATCGCGCTGCAAGGCACCGAGGTCAAGTCGCTGCGCTTTGGTGAGGGTACGATCGCGGAAAGCTATGCCGAGGTGACGGGCGGGGAGGTGTGGCTGATCAACGCCAACATTCCCGAGTTCAGCCACGGCAACCGCTTCAACCATGAGCCGCGGCGGCCGCGCAAGCTTCTTCTCAACGGGCGGGAGATCAACAAGCTGCATGCAGGCGTGATGCGGCAGGGCATGACGCTCGTGCCCTTGTCGGTCTATTTCAACAGTCGCGGCCGCGCCAAGGTCGAACTCGCGCTCGCCAAGGGCAAGAAGGCGCACGACAAGCGCGAATCGATCAAGGAACGCGACTGGAAGCGCGACAAGCAAAGATTGATGAAGGAGCGCGGATGA
- the greB gene encoding transcription elongation factor GreB — protein sequence MAGERTNIISPAGYAALRAEYDALLGEERPKLVEVISWAAGNGDRSENGDYIYGRKRLREIDRRLAFLARRMKAARVVDPAAQPDRSRIWFGARVELADEDDMRRTVTLVGDDEADAGAGRIGWNSPLARALRGAAVGELRTVQLPAGPKEWEILSIAYP from the coding sequence GTGGCGGGGGAAAGGACAAATATCATCTCGCCTGCGGGATATGCCGCGCTGCGCGCCGAATATGATGCGCTGCTCGGCGAGGAACGCCCGAAGCTGGTCGAAGTCATCAGCTGGGCGGCGGGCAACGGCGATCGCAGCGAAAACGGCGATTATATCTATGGGCGCAAGCGCTTGCGCGAGATCGACCGGCGGCTCGCCTTCCTTGCGCGGCGAATGAAAGCGGCGCGGGTCGTCGACCCGGCAGCGCAGCCTGACAGGAGCCGCATCTGGTTCGGCGCACGCGTTGAACTGGCCGACGAAGACGACATGCGGAGGACCGTGACGCTGGTCGGCGATGACGAGGCCGACGCGGGGGCCGGCCGGATCGGCTGGAACAGCCCCCTTGCGCGCGCCCTGCGCGGCGCAGCGGTGGGCGAGCTGCGTACCGTCCAATTGCCCGCCGGTCCCAAGGAATGGGAAATCCTCTCGATCGCCTATCCCTGA
- a CDS encoding CheR family methyltransferase codes for MMGSASESAYRVLMGVLESRTGQTLSPNRIWRIEMSLKPVMQRHGIADLDALVAALVTSTSRHLLDDTVDAMLNNETFFYREHSVFDDIATKALEHVREVNSLTRRLTIWHCGVSTGQEAYSMAMLLAEQAERWAGWQIQIVGTDVSYHAISRARVGIYSQFEIQRGLPVQRMVRWFDQTEAGWLAKADLRRRIDFSVQNMLVDRPPLAHHADLIFCRNLLLYFAAPMRLKAFARLRAVAAPQSFLVLGAGETVLGQTDQFVASPRLRGLYEPADQQVRRVAA; via the coding sequence ATGATGGGGAGCGCGAGCGAGTCGGCCTACCGCGTGCTGATGGGCGTTCTTGAATCGCGCACCGGGCAAACCTTGTCACCAAACCGGATCTGGCGGATCGAAATGTCATTGAAGCCGGTGATGCAGCGTCACGGGATCGCCGACCTTGATGCGCTCGTCGCCGCGCTCGTCACCTCGACAAGCCGTCACCTGCTCGACGACACGGTCGATGCAATGCTCAATAACGAGACATTTTTCTATCGCGAACATAGCGTGTTCGACGATATTGCTACCAAGGCGCTCGAACATGTTCGCGAGGTCAATTCGCTGACGCGCCGGCTTACCATCTGGCATTGCGGGGTCTCGACGGGACAGGAAGCCTATTCGATGGCGATGCTGCTCGCGGAGCAGGCCGAGCGCTGGGCGGGGTGGCAGATCCAGATCGTCGGGACCGATGTCAGCTACCATGCGATTTCGCGCGCGCGCGTCGGGATCTATTCCCAGTTCGAAATCCAGCGTGGCCTTCCCGTGCAGCGCATGGTGCGCTGGTTCGATCAGACCGAGGCGGGTTGGCTCGCAAAGGCGGATCTTCGGCGCCGCATTGATTTTTCCGTGCAGAACATGCTCGTCGACCGGCCGCCGCTCGCGCATCATGCCGATCTGATTTTCTGCCGCAACCTGCTCCTTTATTTTGCAGCGCCCATGCGTCTCAAGGCCTTTGCCCGGCTGCGCGCGGTCGCGGCGCCGCAGAGCTTCCTCGTCCTGGGAGCGGGGGAAACGGTTCTGGGACAAACCGACCAGTTTGTCGCCAGTCCGCGCCTGCGCGGCCTTTACGAGCCCGCCGACCAGCAGGTGCGCCGCGTCGCCGCCTGA
- a CDS encoding N-acetylmuramoyl-L-alanine amidase: MNDFIERWSPNFDERSLPISMIVLHYTGMKTGAEAIDRLADPQSKVSAHYVVSEDGQITLMVPEAKRAWHAGRSHWRGISDVNSASIGIEIVNPGHEWGYVPFPEEQVASVVRLVHLIKDRHAITRGNVVGHSDIAPARKQDPGELFPWEELARRRLALPRPTKKLTDPLWTDAGFLLALERFGYDVTDGFAATVAFQRRFRPELIDGTIDGECRAILLALLLPQPEGD; the protein is encoded by the coding sequence ATGAACGATTTTATCGAACGCTGGTCTCCGAATTTCGACGAGCGCTCGCTGCCAATCTCGATGATCGTCCTTCATTATACCGGCATGAAAACCGGAGCCGAAGCCATTGATCGGCTTGCTGATCCTCAATCGAAGGTGTCGGCGCATTATGTCGTCAGCGAGGACGGGCAGATCACGCTCATGGTCCCCGAGGCAAAGCGCGCGTGGCACGCTGGCAGGTCGCACTGGCGCGGGATCAGCGACGTGAACTCGGCAAGTATCGGCATCGAGATCGTCAATCCGGGCCACGAATGGGGCTATGTGCCCTTTCCTGAAGAGCAGGTCGCCTCGGTCGTCCGGCTGGTCCATCTGATCAAGGATCGCCATGCGATTACTCGCGGCAATGTCGTGGGGCACTCGGACATCGCCCCGGCGCGCAAACAGGATCCGGGCGAGCTTTTTCCCTGGGAGGAGCTTGCCCGGCGCCGGCTGGCGCTCCCGCGTCCGACCAAGAAGCTCACCGATCCCTTGTGGACCGACGCCGGCTTTCTCCTCGCGCTCGAGCGCTTCGGCTATGACGTGACCGACGGTTTTGCCGCGACAGTTGCCTTCCAGCGGCGCTTCCGTCCCGAACTGATCGACGGGACGATCGACGGCGAATGCCGCGCGATTTTGCTCGCTCTCCTGCTTCCCCAGCCCGAAGGGGATTGA
- a CDS encoding transglycosylase SLT domain-containing protein: protein MSYLSSISRLAITAALFIPGVACAGELTPEQMNWYRAQMGLASVSASPPTTTNSVGDAVLEWRRLTQDSNASFDRLSRFLMANRGWPDADKMRVRAEKAIAIDSFDPARTLAYFQAFPPKTPSGELRMALALNASGRREEANAAVRRAWSGGSLTQDEVNRVLTFFPGALTTADHDARMERLLWSNDTGAAARQLAYTSPNRRAVYSARLAMRSGAVDAALQASAVEAANPSILRTDPGYITAKATWLRRSGRDGEARALLAGPRALASAPLDAEEWLETLLTNARLASAGGDKATAYRIAKQIDDALPAGAVIREQPLGVRDDYTSLAWLAGELAFKHLNRPAEAVRLYRAYGDAARSAQTRTKGYYWAGRAALAAGDTETANAYFADAAQHYDQFYGQLALERLGRPQPRPAPTPSIQVSPAEKAAFEDDRLVRAARALGEIGAWREQSLFLRALAQKATSPADHVLAGQLASQIGRPDLGVMIGRSAQANSLDAVEVSGFPTVRVPAGHESNWTFIHAITRQESQFDRAAISHAGARGMMQLMPGTAREVAGKLGLSYDAGSLTTDTNYNMTLGSTYFQQMLRYFGGSYPLAVAAYNAGPGNVNKWLRANGDPRSGAISIVDWIEAIPIFETRNYVQRVLENAVVYDTLREGGGTQPKAPLSFYLGKSTPG, encoded by the coding sequence ATGTCCTATCTGTCCTCGATTTCCCGCCTCGCCATCACGGCCGCCCTCTTCATCCCCGGTGTCGCCTGCGCAGGCGAACTGACGCCGGAGCAGATGAACTGGTATCGCGCGCAGATGGGGCTCGCGTCGGTGTCTGCGAGCCCGCCAACCACCACCAATTCGGTCGGCGATGCGGTGCTCGAATGGCGCCGCCTGACCCAGGACAGCAATGCCTCCTTTGACCGGTTGTCGCGCTTCCTGATGGCGAACCGCGGCTGGCCCGACGCTGACAAGATGCGCGTACGCGCCGAAAAGGCGATCGCGATCGACAGCTTCGACCCGGCGCGAACCCTTGCCTATTTCCAGGCCTTTCCGCCCAAGACGCCGAGCGGGGAGCTGCGCATGGCGCTCGCGCTCAACGCTTCGGGGCGCCGCGAGGAGGCCAATGCTGCCGTACGCCGCGCCTGGAGTGGCGGCTCGCTCACACAGGACGAGGTCAACCGCGTGCTGACCTTTTTCCCGGGCGCGCTGACGACAGCCGATCATGACGCACGGATGGAGCGATTGCTCTGGTCGAACGACACCGGCGCTGCAGCGCGCCAGCTTGCCTATACCTCGCCGAACAGGCGGGCGGTCTATTCCGCGCGCCTCGCAATGCGCAGCGGCGCGGTCGACGCGGCGTTGCAGGCCTCGGCGGTCGAGGCGGCGAACCCGTCGATCCTTCGCACCGACCCCGGCTATATCACCGCCAAGGCCACATGGCTTCGCCGCTCGGGCCGCGACGGGGAAGCGCGGGCTCTTCTGGCCGGTCCGCGCGCGCTTGCGAGCGCACCGCTCGACGCGGAAGAATGGCTGGAGACCTTGCTGACCAATGCTCGCCTCGCGAGCGCGGGGGGCGACAAGGCGACCGCCTACCGCATCGCGAAGCAGATCGACGACGCTCTGCCCGCGGGCGCGGTGATCCGCGAACAGCCGCTCGGCGTGCGCGACGACTACACGTCGCTCGCCTGGCTTGCAGGCGAGCTCGCATTCAAGCATCTCAATCGCCCCGCCGAGGCGGTGCGCCTCTACCGCGCCTATGGCGATGCGGCCCGTTCCGCGCAGACGCGCACGAAGGGCTATTACTGGGCCGGGCGCGCAGCGCTTGCGGCAGGCGACACCGAGACCGCCAATGCCTATTTTGCAGACGCGGCGCAGCATTATGATCAATTTTATGGCCAGCTCGCGCTCGAACGCCTCGGCCGCCCGCAGCCGCGTCCGGCGCCCACTCCGAGCATCCAGGTCTCGCCGGCCGAAAAGGCCGCGTTCGAGGATGACCGCCTTGTTCGCGCAGCCCGCGCGCTCGGCGAGATCGGAGCCTGGCGCGAACAGTCGCTCTTCCTTCGCGCCCTTGCGCAAAAAGCGACCTCGCCGGCCGATCATGTCCTCGCAGGCCAGCTCGCGTCGCAGATCGGGCGGCCCGACCTTGGCGTGATGATCGGCCGCAGCGCGCAGGCGAACAGCCTCGACGCGGTCGAGGTTTCGGGCTTTCCGACCGTACGGGTTCCCGCAGGGCACGAAAGCAACTGGACGTTCATCCATGCGATCACCCGGCAGGAAAGCCAGTTCGATCGGGCAGCGATCAGTCATGCCGGTGCGCGCGGCATGATGCAGCTGATGCCCGGCACGGCGCGCGAAGTGGCGGGCAAGCTCGGCCTTAGCTATGACGCGGGGTCGCTGACCACCGACACCAATTACAACATGACCCTGGGCTCGACCTACTTCCAGCAGATGCTCCGCTATTTCGGCGGCAGCTATCCGCTCGCCGTCGCGGCCTATAATGCGGGGCCGGGCAATGTGAACAAATGGCTGCGCGCCAACGGCGATCCGCGCAGCGGCGCGATCAGCATCGTCGACTGGATCGAGGCGATCCCGATTTTCGAGACGCGCAACTATGTGCAGCGCGTGCTTGAAAATGCCGTGGTCTATGACACGCTGCGCGAGGGCGGCGGCACGCAGCCCAAAGCACCGCTCAGCTTCTACCTTGGCAAGTCGACGCCGGGCTAA
- a CDS encoding DUF2062 domain-containing protein, producing the protein MSGNAPRDPKVRDKAAVMNWIRRNSPTREELLASRFVRPFAHRVAHSHLWRFTRTSVPRGTALGLFVGIFFLIPGVQILGVALLALPFRANIPIGAAMTFLSNPVTTPFIIAASVWLGDRMFGLHANVATFSVMIEEGATAAQWLRWLLSDAAPALIAGLFVISAVSAAVGYVLATLIWDNWIRLRWRRKLALARDKRLEASTSDTRAG; encoded by the coding sequence ATGAGCGGCAACGCACCTCGCGACCCCAAGGTCCGCGACAAGGCGGCGGTGATGAACTGGATCCGCCGCAATTCTCCGACGCGCGAGGAATTGCTGGCGAGCCGCTTCGTGAGGCCGTTCGCGCATCGCGTGGCGCACAGCCATTTGTGGCGGTTCACGCGCACGTCGGTGCCGCGCGGAACCGCACTCGGCCTTTTTGTAGGCATCTTTTTTCTGATCCCCGGCGTGCAGATATTGGGCGTCGCGCTGCTCGCCTTGCCCTTTCGAGCCAATATCCCGATCGGCGCTGCGATGACCTTCTTGTCGAACCCGGTGACGACACCGTTCATCATCGCCGCATCGGTGTGGCTTGGCGATCGCATGTTCGGGCTCCACGCCAATGTCGCGACCTTCTCGGTTATGATCGAGGAGGGGGCGACGGCTGCGCAATGGCTGCGCTGGCTCTTGTCGGACGCCGCGCCCGCGCTGATAGCAGGCCTCTTCGTGATTTCGGCCGTGTCGGCCGCTGTCGGCTACGTGCTCGCGACGCTGATCTGGGACAATTGGATCCGGCTTCGCTGGCGGCGCAAGCTGGCGCTGGCACGCGACAAACGACTTGAGGCGTCGACGAGCGACACGCGGGCCGGTTGA
- the dapA gene encoding 4-hydroxy-tetrahydrodipicolinate synthase — MFSGSIPALVTPFRDGAFDAPAFKRLIDWQIDAGTSALVPCGTTGESPTLGFDEHYRVIDCCIEAAAGRVPVIAGCGSNDTATAIRHMRHAQAAGADAALVVAPYYNRPTQEGLLAHFKALAEATDLPIVVYNVPGRTVTDISAETMCTLSEIPNIVAVKDASGELARVTIHRAKAREGFCQLSGNDDLWLPHAVMGGAGCISVTANVAPRLCADFAAACGAGDWARALTLHDRLFTLHKAMFSDASPAPVKYALSRVHDWFDPEVRLPIIPASPAARAEVDAALAAAGVL; from the coding sequence ATGTTTTCGGGGTCGATTCCCGCCTTGGTAACGCCATTTCGAGATGGGGCGTTCGATGCGCCTGCGTTCAAACGGCTGATCGACTGGCAGATCGATGCGGGAACGAGCGCACTGGTGCCTTGCGGCACGACGGGCGAGAGCCCGACACTGGGCTTTGACGAGCATTACCGGGTGATCGATTGCTGCATCGAAGCGGCGGCGGGGCGCGTCCCGGTGATCGCCGGCTGCGGATCGAACGATACCGCGACCGCGATCCGCCACATGCGCCACGCACAGGCCGCGGGCGCCGACGCGGCGCTCGTCGTTGCGCCTTATTACAACCGGCCGACGCAGGAGGGGCTTCTCGCGCATTTCAAGGCGCTCGCCGAAGCAACTGACCTTCCGATCGTGGTCTATAATGTTCCCGGGCGCACGGTGACCGACATCAGCGCCGAGACGATGTGCACGCTTAGCGAGATCCCCAACATCGTCGCAGTCAAGGATGCGAGCGGCGAGCTTGCCCGCGTGACCATCCACCGCGCCAAGGCAAGAGAGGGGTTCTGCCAGCTCAGCGGCAACGACGATCTCTGGCTGCCGCACGCGGTGATGGGCGGGGCCGGCTGCATCTCGGTCACCGCCAATGTCGCGCCGCGGCTCTGCGCCGACTTCGCCGCAGCGTGCGGCGCGGGCGACTGGGCGCGCGCGCTGACACTCCACGACAGGCTGTTTACGCTGCACAAGGCGATGTTCTCCGACGCCTCGCCGGCGCCCGTCAAATATGCGCTGTCGCGCGTGCACGATTGGTTCGATCCTGAAGTGCGCCTCCCCATCATCCCCGCGTCACCCGCCGCGCGCGCCGAGGTCGACGCCGCGCTCGCAGCGGCCGGAGTTCTCTAG
- a CDS encoding M13 family metallopeptidase produces MTRPQFSSRLLATAALGALFLGAPAALLAAKEKTTSAEAKASARPEIGTYGFDASGMDTTVLPGDDFYAYANGTWAKNTAIPADKSNYGMFTALADLSQKRTQDILEAAKSNPDSMIGRAYASYLDAATVEAKGLAPIEPWLAKVRSVDKAGLAKLLAEADRNGVQHFFGGYVGQDDKNPDVYIYSLYQGGIGMPDRDFYLKDGERNTKLQAAYLQHLQNVLTLAGEANAAARAQAIYDFEKQIAAVHWDKNDSSDAVKIYNKMTIAELAKAAPGFDWATFIRGVGVEEDSLLIAQPSAFTGEAKLIADAPIDVIRDLLLVRSLDSFSDVLPDAVAKEAFAFYGTALSGTPEMQERWKRAVDFTTNNMGEAVGQDYVAKYFTPETKAEMDKLVKNVIAALGDRIDNLTWMQPQTKVRARAKLANFTTKIGYPDKWKDYSKLEIRADDLFGNALRANQFAHDDNISRLGGPIRRWEWAMTPMTVNAYANFSMNEIVFPAAILQPPFFDPHADPAINYGGIGAVIGHEISHHFDDQGAKYDETGKLADWWTPEDVAAFEAAGKALVAQYDAYEVLPGEHLDGTFTLGENIGDLAGLTIAYDAYKKSLGGKEAPVIDGMTGDQRFFLGWAQVWRRNYREQNLSQRITTDPHSPSIQRTWVSRNLDPWYKAYGVKEGQKLYLAPEDRVRIW; encoded by the coding sequence ATGACTCGTCCGCAATTTTCTTCGCGCTTGCTCGCGACGGCGGCGCTCGGCGCCCTTTTCCTGGGTGCGCCGGCGGCGCTGCTCGCGGCCAAGGAAAAAACTACCAGCGCCGAGGCCAAAGCGTCCGCCAGGCCCGAAATCGGCACCTACGGCTTTGACGCCTCGGGCATGGACACGACGGTTCTGCCGGGCGACGATTTTTATGCCTATGCCAACGGCACCTGGGCCAAGAACACCGCAATTCCCGCCGACAAGTCGAATTACGGCATGTTCACTGCGCTTGCCGATCTCTCGCAAAAGCGTACGCAGGACATCCTCGAGGCGGCAAAGAGCAATCCGGACAGCATGATCGGACGTGCCTACGCCTCCTATCTGGACGCCGCGACAGTCGAGGCGAAGGGGCTTGCGCCGATCGAACCGTGGCTTGCCAAGGTGCGCAGCGTCGACAAGGCAGGGCTCGCAAAGCTGCTCGCCGAGGCTGATCGCAATGGCGTCCAGCACTTTTTCGGCGGCTATGTCGGCCAGGACGACAAGAATCCCGACGTCTATATCTATTCGCTCTATCAGGGCGGTATCGGCATGCCCGACCGCGATTTTTATCTCAAGGATGGCGAGCGCAACACCAAGCTGCAGGCCGCCTATCTTCAGCATCTGCAGAATGTTCTGACACTGGCGGGCGAGGCGAATGCCGCCGCACGCGCGCAGGCGATCTACGACTTCGAAAAGCAGATCGCCGCTGTCCACTGGGACAAGAATGACAGCAGCGATGCGGTCAAAATCTACAACAAGATGACGATCGCCGAACTCGCCAAGGCCGCCCCCGGCTTCGACTGGGCGACCTTCATTCGCGGCGTAGGGGTCGAAGAGGATTCGCTCCTCATCGCGCAGCCGAGCGCGTTCACGGGCGAGGCGAAGCTGATTGCCGATGCGCCGATCGACGTCATCCGCGACCTGCTGCTTGTCCGCAGCCTCGACAGCTTCTCGGATGTACTGCCCGACGCCGTCGCGAAGGAGGCCTTCGCTTTTTACGGTACCGCGCTCTCGGGCACGCCCGAAATGCAGGAGCGCTGGAAGCGCGCGGTCGATTTCACGACGAACAATATGGGCGAGGCGGTCGGACAGGATTATGTCGCGAAATACTTCACGCCCGAAACCAAGGCCGAAATGGACAAGCTGGTCAAGAATGTCATCGCAGCGCTCGGCGACCGCATTGACAATCTGACCTGGATGCAGCCCCAAACCAAGGTCCGCGCCCGCGCGAAGCTTGCGAATTTCACCACCAAGATCGGCTATCCTGACAAGTGGAAGGACTATAGCAAGCTGGAGATCCGGGCCGACGACCTGTTCGGCAATGCGCTGCGAGCAAACCAGTTCGCGCACGATGACAATATCAGCCGTCTCGGCGGCCCGATCCGACGCTGGGAATGGGCGATGACCCCGATGACGGTCAATGCCTATGCCAATTTCAGCATGAACGAGATCGTTTTCCCGGCCGCGATCCTGCAGCCGCCCTTCTTTGATCCTCATGCCGATCCGGCGATCAATTACGGCGGCATCGGCGCGGTAATCGGCCACGAGATCAGCCACCATTTTGACGATCAGGGCGCGAAATATGACGAGACCGGCAAGCTCGCCGACTGGTGGACGCCGGAGGACGTCGCAGCCTTCGAGGCCGCCGGCAAGGCGTTGGTCGCGCAATATGACGCCTATGAGGTTCTGCCTGGCGAGCATCTCGACGGCACCTTCACCCTGGGCGAAAATATTGGCGATCTTGCGGGACTTACGATTGCCTATGATGCCTACAAGAAATCGCTTGGCGGCAAGGAAGCGCCGGTGATCGACGGGATGACCGGTGACCAGCGCTTCTTCCTTGGATGGGCGCAGGTATGGCGGCGCAATTATCGCGAACAGAATCTGTCGCAGCGCATCACCACCGATCCGCATTCGCCTTCGATCCAGCGGACTTGGGTCTCGCGCAACCTTGATCCCTGGTATAAGGCCTATGGCGTCAAGGAGGGCCAGAAGCTTTATCTGGCGCCCGAGGATCGTGTCCGCATCTGGTAA
- a CDS encoding hybrid sensor histidine kinase/response regulator, whose amino-acid sequence MSRTDAGLLAGLALLSVALLFWATRDTVLAAGFVAGIALAGGGMILARRLFPAAAAGEAPPPDWTMLRQAVAHDDVAIAVTDRAGRMVCANDLFATWMGGFVTPPGLPLEGRGADLLKNAGRAAWRDGEGRADEIAVGGLQLRAQVTRTGQAEDYLVWRFSAHERLDLASEIARHLDGPAGRTLGQAGVMAALVSAEGRLRAANEAFLLRALGEVDRAHYAGRDAAAMLRLDDAGALYFAREGDRPTPVRMIQIPLASAEAGGPMLLALIDEEIGPADRGTAQTYVETLLSLLPFGLAMVDRDGRFLYMNRAFVRAAGIGDGRMPRYPGDLVVAEDKGPLADMIRRHSSGQQVGGDLSIRLAGQGDEPVSMRVVGVRGLGEAAVMLSLKDSSEESRLKRQVAQQSKMQAVGQLAGGVAHDFNNILTAVLGACDLMLMRHTPGDSDYDDIQQIRSNANRAASLTRQLLAFSRQQTLRPQILQLPDVISEVSHLLKRLIGETVQLSVHHGRGLGAVRADPGQLEQVIINLAVNARDAMPGGGTLTIETYPVAAAEVRQMGSEIMPPADYSALKVSDTGTGIPADVLPKIFEPFFTTKDVGKGTGLGLSTVYGIIKQSAGFIFADSKPGQGTSFTIYLPVHQSESGAAAPVTPAVKPRKSQWGTGTILLVEDEDMVRAVAERALARAGYTVVTAAQGEEGLERFAAMDRIDLVISDVVMPVMDGPAMVRTMRAKRPDLPVLFMSGYAEEQLRQSIDIDRVNFLPKPFSVAQLAEATSAALDEAAHRASHDG is encoded by the coding sequence TTGTCGCGCACCGACGCAGGGTTGCTCGCCGGCCTTGCGCTATTGTCGGTCGCGCTTCTCTTCTGGGCAACGCGCGATACGGTGCTCGCGGCGGGGTTCGTCGCAGGGATCGCTCTTGCGGGTGGCGGCATGATCCTCGCGCGCCGGCTTTTCCCGGCGGCCGCAGCGGGCGAGGCGCCGCCTCCTGACTGGACGATGCTGCGCCAGGCGGTCGCGCACGACGATGTCGCGATTGCCGTGACCGATCGCGCGGGCCGGATGGTCTGCGCCAACGACCTGTTCGCCACCTGGATGGGTGGCTTTGTCACTCCGCCAGGGCTGCCGCTTGAAGGCCGCGGCGCGGACCTGCTCAAAAATGCAGGGCGCGCGGCCTGGCGCGACGGCGAGGGCCGCGCCGACGAGATTGCCGTTGGCGGGTTGCAGCTGCGCGCGCAGGTCACGCGGACCGGCCAGGCCGAAGATTACCTGGTCTGGCGCTTTTCGGCGCACGAGCGGCTCGACCTCGCGTCGGAAATTGCCCGCCATCTCGACGGTCCGGCAGGACGCACGCTCGGCCAGGCGGGCGTGATGGCGGCGCTCGTGAGCGCCGAGGGGCGGCTGCGCGCGGCAAACGAGGCCTTCTTGCTTCGCGCTCTCGGCGAGGTCGACCGTGCACATTATGCTGGACGCGACGCTGCGGCGATGCTGCGTCTGGACGACGCCGGCGCGCTCTATTTTGCCCGCGAGGGCGACCGTCCGACGCCGGTGCGGATGATCCAGATTCCGCTGGCGTCCGCCGAGGCGGGCGGGCCAATGCTGCTCGCGCTTATCGACGAAGAGATCGGTCCCGCCGACCGCGGCACCGCGCAGACCTACGTCGAGACGCTGCTGTCGCTGCTGCCCTTCGGGCTCGCCATGGTCGATCGCGACGGGCGCTTCTTGTACATGAATCGCGCCTTTGTCCGCGCCGCGGGGATCGGCGATGGCAGGATGCCCCGCTATCCCGGCGATCTGGTGGTAGCAGAAGACAAGGGGCCGCTTGCCGACATGATCCGCCGGCACAGCAGCGGGCAGCAGGTCGGCGGCGACCTGTCGATCCGGCTTGCAGGACAGGGCGATGAGCCTGTGTCGATGCGCGTGGTCGGAGTGCGCGGGCTGGGCGAGGCGGCGGTAATGCTGAGCCTGAAGGACTCAAGCGAGGAATCACGCCTCAAACGCCAGGTCGCGCAGCAGTCCAAGATGCAGGCGGTGGGTCAACTCGCAGGCGGCGTCGCGCACGACTTCAACAATATCCTTACTGCCGTCCTTGGTGCCTGCGATCTGATGCTGATGCGGCACACGCCCGGCGACAGCGACTATGACGATATCCAGCAGATCCGCAGCAACGCAAACCGCGCGGCGAGCCTCACTCGGCAATTGCTTGCCTTCTCGCGCCAGCAGACGCTTCGCCCCCAGATCTTGCAGCTTCCCGATGTCATCTCGGAAGTCTCGCACCTGCTCAAACGGCTGATCGGCGAGACGGTGCAGCTGTCGGTTCATCACGGCCGCGGCCTCGGCGCGGTGCGTGCCGATCCTGGCCAGCTTGAGCAGGTGATCATCAACCTCGCGGTCAATGCGCGCGACGCCATGCCTGGCGGCGGCACGCTGACGATCGAGACCTATCCGGTTGCCGCAGCAGAGGTCCGGCAAATGGGCAGCGAGATCATGCCGCCCGCCGACTACAGTGCGCTGAAGGTCAGCGATACCGGCACCGGCATTCCGGCCGATGTGCTGCCCAAGATCTTCGAGCCCTTTTTCACCACCAAGGATGTGGGGAAGGGCACAGGCCTTGGACTTTCCACTGTCTACGGCATCATCAAGCAATCGGCGGGCTTCATCTTTGCCGACAGCAAGCCGGGGCAGGGGACGAGCTTCACCATCTATCTTCCCGTGCATCAAAGCGAAAGCGGCGCTGCCGCCCCGGTGACGCCGGCGGTCAAGCCGCGCAAGAGCCAATGGGGCACCGGGACCATCCTGCTTGTCGAAGACGAGGACATGGTGCGCGCGGTCGCGGAACGCGCGCTGGCCCGCGCGGGTTATACCGTCGTCACCGCGGCGCAGGGCGAAGAGGGACTGGAAAGATTTGCAGCGATGGACAGGATCGACCTCGTGATCAGCGATGTGGTGATGCCGGTAATGGACGGCCCCGCGATGGTGCGCACGATGCGCGCAAAGCGGCCCGATCTTCCGGTACTCTTCATGTCGGGCTATGCCGAGGAACAGCTGCGCCAGTCGATCGATATCGACCGCGTGAATTTCCTGCCCAAGCCCTTCTCGGTCGCTCAGCTTGCCGAGGCGACCTCGGCCGCGCTGGACGAGGCCGCGCACCGGGCATCGCATGACGGATAA